The Candidatus Zixiibacteriota bacterium genome includes a window with the following:
- a CDS encoding aminotransferase class V-fold PLP-dependent enzyme: protein MPSAIPDSTVRSWRREFEITRGVTFLNHASFGPVPRRGRQAVERLLHRQGCIPRDPNVDDETFATVAAAKRGFARLVGEQTARVSFAPNASYGLNAVLWGTRLKRGERILVPESEFPAVVYTVRHLAERLDLTVVPIPCPDGYFTAGALRRQLRRKSAILACSWVQYFNGYRYDLRELTGLCHAHGCLVLVDGTQGIGAIPMHMRRDGFDAVVCGAQKWLFGQTGAGFFAIAPDPVRRVEPLYSGWLAYDWGYRFEDLQHWDRPAYDDGRQWEVGTYPFYSVRLAEAGVALINRCGIENVWRHLQDLIGRLAEGLSGTRYEARRFPEPIHRSAIVAVGGPQTAGLYRHLWGRRIYVSLREGNIRVSPHLYNTRAEIDRLVEEIRRYDRAR, encoded by the coding sequence ATGCCATCGGCTATCCCCGATTCCACTGTGCGCTCCTGGCGTCGCGAGTTTGAGATCACCCGCGGCGTCACGTTCCTGAACCACGCCTCTTTCGGGCCGGTGCCGCGTAGGGGACGTCAGGCAGTGGAGCGGCTCCTCCATCGGCAGGGGTGCATTCCCCGCGACCCCAACGTTGACGACGAGACCTTTGCCACTGTGGCGGCCGCCAAGAGAGGCTTCGCGCGGCTTGTCGGTGAGCAAACCGCACGGGTGTCGTTTGCGCCCAATGCCTCGTATGGGCTCAACGCCGTCCTGTGGGGTACCAGACTGAAGCGCGGGGAACGCATACTGGTTCCGGAGAGTGAATTCCCCGCGGTCGTATATACCGTGCGTCATCTGGCCGAGCGATTGGACCTCACAGTCGTTCCGATTCCCTGCCCGGACGGGTACTTCACGGCAGGGGCGTTGCGGCGGCAACTGCGACGGAAGTCGGCGATCCTGGCCTGTTCCTGGGTGCAGTACTTCAATGGGTACCGCTATGATCTGAGGGAGCTCACTGGACTCTGCCATGCGCACGGGTGCCTGGTTCTCGTCGATGGGACGCAGGGGATCGGCGCGATTCCGATGCACATGCGCCGTGACGGATTCGATGCTGTTGTCTGCGGCGCACAGAAGTGGCTATTCGGTCAGACCGGTGCCGGGTTCTTTGCCATCGCTCCCGATCCGGTGCGCCGAGTCGAGCCGCTCTACTCCGGATGGTTGGCGTACGATTGGGGATATCGGTTCGAGGATCTGCAGCACTGGGACCGGCCCGCATACGACGATGGACGCCAATGGGAGGTCGGCACCTATCCCTTCTATTCGGTGCGTCTGGCCGAGGCCGGTGTGGCGCTGATCAACCGCTGCGGGATCGAGAATGTGTGGCGGCACCTCCAGGATTTGATCGGGCGGTTGGCCGAGGGGCTGTCCGGGACCCGTTACGAGGCAAGGCGGTTCCCCGAGCCGATTCATCGCTCCGCCATCGTGGCGGTCGGCGGTCCACAGACGGCGGGACTGTACCGGCACTTGTGGGGGCGCCGGATTTATGTTTCCCTGCGCGAGGGGAACATCCGCGTGTCACCACACCTATACAACACGAGGGCGGAGATCGACAGACTCGTGGAGGAGATCCGACGATACGATCGCGCGCGATAG